The Lysobacter enzymogenes genome window below encodes:
- a CDS encoding GmrSD restriction endonuclease domain-containing protein: MSVTPRGMSVQEAYRSFRDGAFRVNRQYQRKLVWTLQEKQKLIDSLLRGYPIPLILLAVRPLQDGSREFEILDGMQRLNAVFSFIENKFSIDGHYFDVQQLSRAKQLADEGVFKAQESDVLAPDLCADFLDYTLAVTEFPAVDGDAVNEVFSRINSYGRQLSPQERRQAGVLTPFANAIREVAAEIRGDVSRISLDLADMPEISVDVNADDPGLGIRADDTFWCKQGVLRKNQLREGEDEQLLADLAISILLEEPFAFSGAALDEVYDEDSIESQRVSDALRQYGVDALKHDLLTTISILRGVVEDVDSSPNAMRRIVHPTAGSNPIKTAFYAIAMAFYELCIREEKSPRDSALVMRALANIQPRLSIAAGQIGSDSRRQNINVAKGVISSLFDERSPPASVQGAGLMIRFENSLRRSKVETAAFECKQGFLSLNGSREINLSLLDRLLETICGIANVGPSSEGAIFVGVADNLKDANRIAALDGLESLKVGERFVVGVDREARLLGEDLDVYKRRFVQHVRASNMSEPLKTSVLSNVDCITYRGMSVLCIWVPSQKKLSSVGDMVFLRHGAETVKVEGLTRMQAAMEIFQHAN; the protein is encoded by the coding sequence ATGAGTGTGACGCCGCGCGGCATGAGTGTTCAGGAGGCATATCGATCCTTTCGGGACGGCGCCTTTAGAGTGAATAGGCAGTATCAGAGAAAGTTGGTTTGGACGCTTCAGGAAAAGCAAAAGCTAATAGATAGTCTTCTTCGCGGTTACCCGATCCCTTTGATTCTTCTAGCCGTCCGGCCGCTGCAAGATGGATCGCGAGAATTTGAAATTCTTGATGGAATGCAGCGGCTCAACGCGGTTTTTTCATTCATCGAGAATAAGTTTTCAATAGACGGGCACTACTTTGATGTGCAACAACTTTCGCGGGCAAAACAACTTGCGGATGAGGGGGTATTCAAAGCGCAAGAAAGTGACGTATTAGCTCCGGACTTGTGCGCGGATTTCTTGGATTACACGCTTGCTGTAACCGAATTTCCCGCAGTGGATGGCGATGCTGTAAATGAGGTCTTCAGTAGAATTAATTCATACGGACGCCAGCTTAGTCCCCAGGAGCGTCGTCAAGCGGGTGTGCTAACGCCTTTCGCTAATGCCATTCGAGAGGTTGCCGCTGAAATCAGAGGTGATGTTTCACGAATTTCCCTTGACCTCGCTGATATGCCAGAGATCAGTGTGGATGTTAATGCTGATGATCCTGGCCTCGGTATTCGCGCAGATGATACGTTCTGGTGCAAGCAAGGAGTTCTGCGAAAGAATCAACTCCGCGAGGGGGAAGATGAGCAGCTTCTGGCTGATTTGGCAATATCGATATTGCTGGAAGAGCCATTCGCCTTTAGCGGCGCCGCTCTCGACGAAGTCTATGACGAGGACTCCATTGAGTCGCAACGGGTGAGCGATGCTCTTAGGCAGTACGGGGTTGACGCACTTAAGCACGACCTGCTGACAACCATTTCTATTCTCCGTGGAGTGGTGGAGGATGTGGACTCATCTCCAAATGCAATGCGTCGAATTGTCCATCCGACTGCAGGTAGCAACCCAATAAAAACGGCCTTTTACGCTATCGCAATGGCCTTTTACGAGTTGTGCATTCGTGAGGAGAAGTCGCCTCGTGATTCTGCGCTTGTCATGAGGGCTTTGGCGAATATTCAACCGAGGCTTTCGATCGCGGCAGGTCAGATAGGCAGTGATTCTCGTCGGCAGAACATAAATGTTGCGAAAGGAGTGATTTCGTCACTTTTTGATGAGCGTAGTCCGCCCGCATCTGTGCAGGGGGCTGGCCTCATGATTCGCTTCGAAAATTCTTTGAGGCGGTCAAAGGTTGAAACAGCTGCATTTGAATGTAAGCAGGGTTTTTTGTCTCTGAATGGCTCTCGTGAGATAAATTTATCTTTATTGGATCGATTGCTTGAGACAATATGCGGTATTGCAAATGTAGGCCCTTCTTCCGAAGGGGCTATTTTCGTGGGCGTGGCCGATAATTTAAAGGACGCTAACCGCATCGCGGCGTTAGATGGATTGGAGTCTTTGAAAGTAGGGGAGCGCTTCGTGGTAGGAGTAGATAGGGAAGCTCGACTCCTTGGAGAGGATCTCGATGTGTACAAGAGGAGGTTTGTCCAGCACGTTAGAGCTTCAAATATGAGTGAGCCCCTTAAGACCTCAGTTCTCTCGAATGTGGATTGCATTACTTATCGAGGGATGTCCGTGTTGTGTATTTGGGTCCCCTCTCAAAAGAAGCTTTCCAGTGTGGGAGACATGGTTTTTCTAAGGCACGGTGCGGAGACTGTAAAGGTGGAGGGACTGACTCGCATGCAGGCGGCAATGGAAATATTTCAACATGCCAACTAA
- a CDS encoding M28 family metallopeptidase — MPAYAAKPAKAPKAPKAPTFDTKRLSDEVKTLSSDEFQGRGPATEGETKTVDYLIAQFKAAGVQPGGELKDGKRTWTQPVPLLRAQISGTPTLSVAVKKKARALTQGNEIAVRAALDGSKAVSIKNAPLVFAGYGVSAPERQWDDFKGVDLKGKIAVVLINDPDFETGNGAFGGKAMTYYGRWTYKYEEAARRGAAGLLIVHETDPASYGWATVKNSNTNTMFDVVRDNPRASHPALEGWIQRDTAVSLFKSAGLDFDKLKKQAQTREFKPVLLKNVTFSANYNVDSEVITSQNVVGRIEGSKRPDETVIYSAHWDHLGVGQPDAKGDTIYNGAVDNATGTAALIEMGRSFAKAKKPQRSVVFLAVTAEEKGLLGSEYYSAKPLYPLAKTVAVINTDALDPGGLSRDFTTSGSAKQELLDDLIATAQKWNVTYAPDPKPEAGHFFRSDHFPFAKRGVPAVSFGSGEDKVDGGEAAGKAEAEAYVKDRYHQPADQWEPTWTFAGMARDLQIIYTLGSDLANSNRWPNWAEDSEFRATRDESSAERTGK, encoded by the coding sequence ATGCCCGCCTACGCCGCCAAGCCGGCCAAGGCGCCGAAAGCGCCCAAGGCGCCGACCTTCGACACCAAGCGCCTGTCCGACGAAGTCAAAACCCTGTCCTCCGACGAGTTCCAGGGCCGCGGCCCGGCCACCGAGGGCGAGACCAAGACCGTCGACTACCTGATCGCCCAGTTCAAGGCGGCCGGCGTCCAGCCCGGCGGCGAACTCAAGGACGGCAAGCGCACGTGGACCCAGCCGGTGCCGCTGCTGCGCGCGCAGATCAGCGGCACGCCGACGCTGTCGGTCGCGGTCAAGAAGAAGGCCCGCGCGCTGACCCAGGGCAACGAAATCGCCGTGCGCGCCGCGCTCGACGGCTCCAAGGCGGTCAGCATCAAGAACGCGCCGCTGGTGTTCGCCGGCTACGGCGTCAGCGCCCCCGAGCGCCAGTGGGACGACTTCAAGGGCGTCGACCTCAAGGGCAAGATCGCGGTCGTGCTGATCAACGACCCCGATTTCGAAACCGGCAACGGCGCGTTCGGCGGCAAGGCCATGACCTACTACGGCCGCTGGACCTACAAGTACGAAGAAGCCGCGCGCCGCGGCGCCGCCGGCCTGCTGATCGTGCACGAGACCGACCCGGCGTCCTACGGCTGGGCCACGGTCAAGAACTCCAACACCAACACCATGTTCGACGTGGTCCGCGACAACCCGCGCGCCAGCCACCCCGCGCTGGAAGGCTGGATCCAGCGCGACACCGCGGTGAGCCTGTTCAAGAGCGCCGGCCTGGACTTCGACAAGCTCAAGAAGCAGGCGCAGACGCGCGAGTTCAAGCCGGTGCTGCTGAAGAACGTCACCTTCTCGGCCAACTACAACGTCGACAGCGAAGTGATCACCTCGCAGAACGTCGTCGGCCGCATCGAAGGCAGCAAGCGTCCCGACGAAACCGTCATCTACTCCGCGCACTGGGACCACCTCGGCGTCGGCCAGCCGGACGCCAAGGGCGACACCATCTACAACGGCGCCGTCGACAACGCCACCGGCACCGCCGCGCTGATCGAAATGGGCCGCAGCTTCGCCAAGGCCAAGAAGCCGCAGCGCTCGGTCGTGTTCCTGGCCGTGACCGCGGAAGAAAAGGGCCTGCTCGGCTCGGAGTACTACAGCGCCAAGCCGCTGTACCCGCTGGCCAAGACCGTCGCCGTCATCAACACCGACGCCCTCGACCCGGGCGGCCTCTCGCGCGACTTCACCACCTCCGGCAGCGCCAAGCAGGAACTGCTGGACGACCTGATCGCCACCGCGCAGAAGTGGAACGTGACCTACGCGCCCGACCCCAAGCCCGAAGCCGGCCACTTCTTCCGCTCCGACCACTTCCCGTTCGCCAAGCGCGGCGTCCCTGCGGTGTCGTTCGGCTCGGGCGAAGACAAGGTCGACGGCGGCGAAGCCGCGGGCAAGGCCGAGGCCGAAGCGTACGTGAAGGACCGTTACCACCAGCCGGCGGACCAGTGGGAACCGACCTGGACGTTCGCTGGGATGGCGCGGGATTTGCAGATCATCTACACCTTGGGCAGCGATCTGGCGAATTCGAATCGGTGGCCGAATTGGGCGGAGGATTCGGAGTTTAGGGCGACTCGGGATGAGTCGAGCGCAGAGCGAACCGGTAAGTAA
- a CDS encoding LysR family transcriptional regulator: protein MDFDPTLLRTFVAVVETGGFTRAGERLHLTQSAISHQIRRLEDQVGRALLHRTTRRLTLTEDGEDFLRHAQQILHSLEALSRRFQPSPIAGSVRFGVPENFIGDRLPGLLRQFACAFPNVRMDVNVSMSMDLRQMVDNDELDLAVVIGLPERSGEQVLRRTRFVWVAAEHFDIAAGRSLPFAFFPSPCVNRHIGVSALDGTGVDWHVVFTSPSQQGLLAAVAAGLGITVMVEDDVEPGMRIVDGHYGLPKLPPAEFVLLRRPGACTPAVAAFGRMIEELPETAPLPARTLRSA from the coding sequence GTGGACTTCGACCCGACCCTGCTGCGCACCTTCGTCGCCGTCGTCGAAACCGGCGGCTTCACCCGCGCCGGCGAGCGTCTGCACCTGACCCAATCGGCGATCAGCCACCAGATCCGCCGCCTCGAAGACCAGGTCGGCCGCGCCTTGCTCCACCGCACCACGCGCCGGCTGACCCTGACCGAAGACGGCGAAGACTTCCTGCGCCACGCGCAACAGATCCTGCATTCGCTGGAAGCGCTGTCGCGCCGCTTCCAGCCTTCGCCGATCGCCGGCAGCGTGCGCTTCGGCGTGCCCGAGAACTTCATCGGCGACCGCCTGCCCGGCCTGCTGCGCCAGTTCGCCTGCGCGTTCCCGAACGTGCGCATGGACGTCAACGTCAGCATGAGCATGGATCTGCGGCAGATGGTCGACAACGACGAACTCGACCTCGCCGTGGTCATCGGCCTGCCCGAACGCAGCGGCGAACAGGTGCTGCGGCGCACACGCTTCGTCTGGGTCGCCGCCGAGCATTTCGACATCGCCGCCGGCCGCTCGCTGCCGTTCGCGTTCTTCCCGTCGCCGTGCGTCAACCGCCACATCGGTGTCTCCGCGCTCGACGGCACCGGCGTGGATTGGCATGTGGTGTTCACCTCGCCGAGCCAGCAAGGTTTGCTGGCCGCGGTCGCCGCGGGCCTGGGCATCACGGTGATGGTCGAAGACGACGTCGAGCCCGGCATGCGCATTGTCGACGGCCATTACGGGCTGCCGAAGCTGCCGCCGGCCGAGTTCGTGCTGTTGCGGCGGCCGGGCGCGTGCACGCCGGCGGTGGCTGCGTTCGGGCGGATGATCGAGGAATTGCCCGAGACCGCGCCGCTGCCGGCGCGGACCTTGCGCAGCGCCTGA
- a CDS encoding MFS transporter: MTLSVATRNALALGAISLAALMFGLEISSVPVILPTLEKQLHGSLRDLQWVMNAYTLACTTVLMAAGTFADRYGRRRVFVISTIAFGLTSLLCGLAPNMPVLIGGRFLQGLAGGAMLTSQFAILSHQFREGRERSRAFAVFGIVFGFGLGFGPIIGGGIVALSSWPWVFLVHAPLAALTWAMVSAGAQESREAQSHPLDVAGLATLSLAVLGLTFYITQAPEAGYGDAWLLGVLAVAVAGLIAFVRVERRHAHPMFDFGVFRIRAFSGAIMGSIGMNFSFWPLMIYLPIYFQSALGYDAVRAGTALLAYTVPTLAMPPLAERWAQRYGAGRVIPLGLAMIGVGFLAMYAGSLPEAASWKTLLPGAVLSGVGLGLTNTLVSNTTTGSVPASRAGMASGIDMSARLITLAINIALMGLILIAGIASHLRGAVGAALDGDALRALAARIAVGDLGAAQSLGLGSGAGAVAHSALVHGFAWLWWYGGFGVLVLAALSWRLFAAQRRAHARGDAPQAASELRAYH, encoded by the coding sequence ATGACCTTGTCCGTCGCGACACGAAACGCGCTCGCCCTCGGCGCGATCAGCCTGGCCGCCTTGATGTTCGGCCTGGAGATATCCAGCGTGCCGGTGATCCTGCCGACCCTGGAAAAGCAGCTGCACGGCAGCCTGCGCGACCTGCAGTGGGTGATGAACGCCTACACCCTGGCCTGCACCACGGTGCTGATGGCCGCCGGCACCTTCGCCGACCGCTACGGCCGCCGGCGCGTGTTCGTCATCAGCACGATCGCGTTCGGGCTGACCTCGCTGCTGTGCGGGCTGGCGCCGAACATGCCGGTGCTGATCGGCGGGCGTTTCCTGCAAGGACTGGCCGGCGGCGCGATGCTGACCAGCCAGTTCGCGATCCTCTCGCACCAGTTCCGCGAAGGGCGCGAGCGCAGCCGCGCGTTCGCGGTGTTCGGCATCGTGTTCGGCTTCGGCCTGGGCTTCGGGCCGATCATCGGCGGCGGCATCGTCGCGCTGTCGAGCTGGCCGTGGGTGTTCCTGGTGCACGCGCCGCTGGCGGCGCTGACCTGGGCGATGGTGAGCGCCGGCGCGCAGGAATCGCGCGAGGCGCAGAGCCATCCGCTCGATGTCGCCGGCCTGGCGACGCTGTCGCTGGCGGTGCTGGGGCTGACGTTCTACATCACCCAGGCGCCGGAAGCCGGCTATGGCGATGCGTGGTTGCTCGGCGTGTTGGCGGTCGCAGTGGCCGGGCTGATCGCGTTCGTGCGCGTCGAACGGCGCCACGCGCACCCGATGTTCGACTTCGGCGTGTTCCGCATCCGCGCGTTCTCCGGCGCGATCATGGGCTCGATCGGGATGAACTTCAGTTTCTGGCCGCTGATGATCTACCTGCCGATCTATTTCCAGAGCGCGCTCGGCTACGACGCGGTCCGCGCGGGCACGGCGCTGCTGGCCTACACCGTGCCGACCCTGGCGATGCCGCCGCTGGCCGAGCGCTGGGCGCAGCGTTACGGCGCCGGGCGGGTGATTCCGCTGGGGCTGGCGATGATCGGCGTCGGCTTCCTGGCGATGTATGCGGGCAGCCTGCCCGAAGCGGCGAGCTGGAAGACCCTGCTGCCGGGCGCGGTGTTGTCGGGCGTAGGCCTGGGCCTGACCAACACCTTGGTCAGCAACACCACCACCGGCTCGGTGCCGGCGTCGCGCGCGGGCATGGCGTCGGGCATCGATATGAGCGCGCGGCTGATTACGCTGGCGATCAACATCGCGCTGATGGGCCTGATCCTGATCGCGGGCATCGCCTCGCACCTGCGCGGCGCGGTCGGCGCGGCGCTCGACGGCGATGCGTTGCGCGCGTTGGCGGCGCGGATCGCGGTCGGCGACCTCGGCGCGGCGCAGTCGTTGGGTTTGGGATCCGGGGCGGGCGCCGTGGCGCACAGCGCGCTGGTGCATGGGTTCGCCTGGCTGTGGTGGTACGGCGGCTTCGGCGTGCTGGTGCTGGCGGCGCTGAGCTGGCGGCTGTTTGCGGCGCAGCGCCGGGCGCATGCGCGCGGCGACGCGCCGCAGGCGGCTTCCGAACTGCGCGCGTATCACTGA
- a CDS encoding VirK family protein: MGDSIGANPDYSQRSAAPQTSNSRGWQKKSLQRPSWVTQFAQAVGWPDGRQMQVTERADVTARRFAGSGIATVAASSPAAGVVMFKLNPSVLILAATLSAGAAPAFAGDAVEAGSLRSYPGVRALLFAGVPLTAVFTPGDCASAPPGTPPVKGGFAVRDFIEVAGSNLSFSNQHITLRPDGTAVLELAQYRLLPDGSATVKTNFLSPVTYQPVSPALSFQCALGRGLDFAL, translated from the coding sequence ATGGGGGACTCCATCGGGGCGAATCCCGATTATTCGCAGCGCAGCGCGGCGCCGCAAACAAGCAATTCTCGCGGCTGGCAAAAGAAATCCTTGCAGCGGCCGTCATGGGTGACACAGTTTGCCCAAGCGGTCGGTTGGCCTGACGGTCGTCAGATGCAGGTAACCGAGCGTGCGGATGTGACCGCGCGCAGGTTCGCCGGCAGCGGCATCGCTACGGTGGCGGCTTCTTCCCCCGCCGCAGGTGTCGTCATGTTCAAGCTGAATCCATCGGTTCTCATCCTTGCCGCCACGCTGTCGGCCGGCGCAGCGCCTGCGTTCGCGGGCGATGCCGTCGAGGCCGGGAGCCTGCGCAGCTATCCGGGCGTGCGCGCCCTGCTGTTCGCCGGCGTACCGCTGACCGCGGTGTTCACTCCGGGCGACTGCGCCAGCGCGCCGCCCGGCACGCCGCCGGTCAAAGGCGGCTTCGCGGTTCGCGATTTCATCGAGGTCGCCGGCAGCAACCTGTCGTTCTCCAACCAACACATCACCTTGCGGCCCGACGGGACCGCGGTGCTCGAACTGGCGCAGTACCGGTTGTTGCCCGATGGCAGCGCGACGGTGAAGACGAATTTCCTGTCGCCCGTGACCTATCAACCGGTGTCGCCCGCGTTGAGTTTCCAGTGCGCGTTGGGCCGCGGCCTGGATTTCGCGCTCTGA
- the bla gene encoding class A beta-lactamase, translating into MQRRAFLQCTGTLLLAGGAAASFGAAALSPNKPAPADAALRARLAELEQRSGGRLGVSALDTGDGRRFDVRGDERFAMCSTFKFLLAAAVLRKADRGELDLQHRIAVPTSALIAHSPITQPIAEAGGDASLAQLCEAAMIISDNAAANLLLARVGNPAGLTKFLRGVGDKVTRLDRNEPELNTAIPGDPRDTTSPNAMLATMRTLLLGDALSAGSRRQLTDWLIANQTGDKRLRAGLPKDWRIGDKTGSGNGTTNDIAIIWPSGRKPVFVTTYLTQAKGEDEQRSAILADAARVLAAHWIAPA; encoded by the coding sequence ATGCAACGACGCGCGTTCCTCCAATGCACCGGCACCTTGCTGCTCGCCGGCGGCGCCGCCGCCAGTTTCGGCGCCGCGGCGCTGAGCCCGAACAAGCCCGCGCCCGCCGACGCGGCGCTGCGCGCGCGTCTGGCCGAACTGGAGCAGCGCAGCGGCGGCCGTCTCGGCGTGTCGGCGCTGGACACCGGCGACGGCCGCCGCTTCGACGTGCGCGGCGACGAGCGTTTCGCCATGTGCAGCACGTTCAAGTTCCTGCTCGCCGCCGCGGTGCTGCGCAAGGCCGACCGCGGCGAGCTGGACCTGCAACACCGCATCGCCGTGCCGACCTCGGCGCTGATCGCGCATTCGCCGATCACCCAGCCGATCGCCGAAGCCGGCGGCGACGCCAGCCTCGCCCAGTTGTGCGAAGCGGCCATGATCATCAGCGACAACGCCGCCGCCAATCTGCTGCTGGCGCGGGTCGGCAATCCGGCCGGGCTGACGAAGTTCCTGCGCGGCGTCGGCGACAAGGTCACCCGCCTGGACCGCAACGAACCCGAACTCAACACCGCGATCCCGGGCGATCCGCGCGACACCACCTCGCCGAACGCGATGCTGGCGACGATGCGCACGCTGCTGCTCGGCGATGCGCTGAGCGCGGGCTCGCGGCGCCAGCTCACCGATTGGCTGATCGCCAACCAGACCGGCGACAAGCGCCTGCGCGCGGGCCTGCCGAAAGACTGGCGCATCGGCGACAAGACCGGCAGCGGCAACGGCACCACCAACGACATCGCGATTATCTGGCCGAGCGGGCGCAAGCCGGTGTTCGTTACGACCTACCTGACCCAGGCCAAAGGCGAAGACGAACAGCGCAGTGCGATTCTCGCCGACGCCGCGCGCGTGTTGGCCGCGCATTGGATCGCGCCGGCCTGA
- the bla gene encoding class A beta-lactamase, with product MQRRDFLGNAMTLMLVAGAGASFGAHALTAAAPAADDDLRERLRKLEQRSGGRLGVAVLDTGDGRRWAMRGDERFSMCSTFKLPLAAAVLREAELGRVDLNAKLAVPSAALVPYSPVTEPIARAGGDASVAQLCEAIVVASDNTAANLLLPLVGDPSGFNRYLRGLGDTVTALHRPEGVPLRAGDPDDVTSPNAMLGTMRSVLLGDALNDASRRRLTGWLIASTTGPTRLRAGLPKDWRIGHKTGSGDGTANDVAIVWPGRRKPVLIASYLTQAWGDDELRNSVLADVARTLTAHWIQAA from the coding sequence ATGCAACGACGCGATTTTCTGGGCAATGCGATGACGCTGATGTTGGTCGCCGGCGCGGGCGCCAGCTTCGGCGCCCACGCGCTGACGGCGGCCGCGCCTGCGGCCGACGACGACCTGCGCGAACGCCTGCGCAAGCTGGAACAACGCAGCGGCGGCCGCCTCGGCGTGGCGGTGCTGGACACCGGCGACGGACGCCGCTGGGCGATGCGCGGCGACGAGCGCTTTTCGATGTGCAGCACGTTCAAGCTGCCGCTGGCGGCCGCGGTGCTGCGCGAGGCCGAACTCGGCCGGGTCGACCTGAATGCGAAGCTCGCGGTGCCGTCGGCGGCGCTGGTGCCGTATTCGCCGGTCACCGAGCCGATCGCCCGCGCCGGCGGCGATGCCAGCGTGGCGCAGCTGTGCGAGGCGATCGTGGTCGCCAGCGACAACACCGCGGCCAATCTGCTGCTGCCGCTGGTCGGCGATCCGTCCGGCTTCAACCGCTACCTGCGCGGACTCGGCGACACGGTCACCGCGCTGCACCGCCCCGAAGGCGTGCCGCTGCGCGCCGGCGATCCCGACGATGTCACCTCGCCCAACGCCATGCTCGGCACGATGCGCAGCGTGCTGCTCGGCGACGCCTTGAACGACGCCTCGCGCCGCCGCCTGACCGGCTGGCTGATCGCCAGCACGACCGGCCCGACCCGCCTGCGCGCGGGCTTGCCGAAAGACTGGCGCATCGGCCACAAGACCGGCAGCGGCGACGGCACCGCCAACGATGTCGCCATCGTCTGGCCCGGGCGGCGCAAGCCGGTGTTGATCGCCAGCTATCTGACCCAAGCCTGGGGCGACGACGAGCTGCGCAACTCGGTGCTGGCCGATGTGGCGCGCACGTTGACGGCGCATTGGATCCAGGCCGCTTGA
- a CDS encoding NHL repeat-containing protein codes for MSRKPWILLVAAVTGVALAATFLLPSKPGALLALKPAQPPPTQYDWSAQVEWIAGDGVRGLRNGTAKQARLDDPYGLVRTNDGTLYFSDAGDNNRIRLLTPDGRVATVAGSKEGFADGIGLAAAFNTPSGLALDGDGNLYVADTGNHAIRKISRQGAVTTLAGDGTPGYRDGAGAQAQFDGPMGVAVSRRGRVFVADTYNDRIRVIEPDGTVSTLAGNGRPGLADGAAAIAQFDTPTALALDAQGLLWVADTRNKALRRVEPDGDVSTLNLVPSTSGAGPLARPAALAITHDGLLYVADQAMGMTFQIRRDGNWVVLSGDTQDQRLSRPAGLALSDDGSLYVTDATSHRLHRIAPAAPAVAPLANGPVGPADDDPLPDTAGRWPLKPQDGWHEVVGTLGEVRGDGGGEARHHLHGGLDIRGDIGQAVLAIADAKVSAPVASWGFGNLGEGAELGRLSYIHMRVGRSARGELFDTERFKPVYGDDGELARLRLRRGARFVVGDTLGTINPMAHVHLSLGPSGYERNAIALNFVGYADHVPPRLERIELIDALGQPLKDKRDGRLLVSRALSGLQIVAEGWDQVDDNLPRRRLGLYTLGYQWLDAAGQPLPGYETPRMNIEFDKLPPDDATQTIYAPGSGITVHGSAITRFRYVLSNRVRGGRVEQGLWLPSELAAGDYLLRVSARDYSGNEAGGRRELAVRVQ; via the coding sequence ATGTCCCGCAAGCCCTGGATTCTGCTCGTCGCCGCCGTCACCGGTGTCGCCCTCGCCGCGACCTTCCTGCTTCCGTCCAAGCCCGGCGCGCTGCTCGCGCTCAAGCCCGCACAGCCGCCGCCGACCCAGTACGACTGGAGCGCGCAGGTGGAATGGATCGCCGGCGACGGCGTGCGCGGTTTGCGCAACGGCACGGCGAAACAGGCGCGGCTCGACGATCCCTACGGCCTGGTGCGCACCAACGACGGCACGCTGTACTTCAGCGATGCCGGCGACAACAACCGCATCCGCCTGCTGACGCCCGACGGGCGCGTGGCGACGGTGGCCGGTTCGAAGGAAGGCTTCGCCGACGGCATCGGTCTGGCGGCGGCGTTCAATACGCCGTCGGGGCTGGCCCTGGACGGCGACGGCAACCTGTATGTCGCCGACACCGGCAACCACGCCATCCGCAAGATTTCCAGACAAGGCGCGGTGACCACGCTGGCCGGCGACGGCACGCCCGGCTATCGCGACGGCGCCGGCGCGCAGGCGCAGTTCGACGGGCCGATGGGCGTGGCGGTGAGCCGGCGCGGGCGCGTGTTCGTCGCCGATACGTACAACGACCGCATCCGCGTGATCGAACCCGACGGCACCGTCAGCACGCTGGCCGGCAACGGCCGGCCGGGTTTGGCCGACGGCGCCGCGGCGATCGCCCAATTCGATACGCCGACCGCGCTGGCTTTAGACGCGCAAGGGCTGCTGTGGGTCGCCGACACGCGCAACAAGGCGCTGCGCCGGGTCGAACCCGACGGCGACGTGTCGACGCTGAATTTAGTGCCGAGCACGAGCGGCGCAGGTCCGCTGGCGCGCCCGGCAGCGCTGGCGATCACCCACGACGGCCTGTTGTATGTCGCCGATCAGGCGATGGGCATGACCTTCCAGATCCGTCGCGACGGCAATTGGGTGGTGCTCAGCGGCGACACCCAGGACCAGCGTTTGTCGCGCCCGGCCGGCCTCGCGCTCAGCGACGACGGTTCGCTGTACGTCACCGATGCGACCAGCCATCGCCTGCACCGCATCGCGCCCGCCGCGCCGGCGGTGGCGCCGCTGGCCAACGGTCCGGTCGGGCCGGCCGACGACGATCCGCTGCCCGACACCGCCGGCCGTTGGCCGCTGAAACCGCAGGACGGCTGGCACGAAGTCGTCGGCACGCTCGGCGAAGTGCGCGGCGACGGCGGCGGCGAAGCGCGCCATCACTTGCACGGCGGGCTCGACATCCGCGGCGACATCGGCCAAGCGGTGCTGGCCATCGCCGACGCCAAGGTGTCCGCGCCGGTGGCCTCGTGGGGCTTCGGCAACCTCGGCGAAGGCGCCGAGCTCGGGCGCCTGTCCTACATCCACATGCGCGTGGGCCGCAGCGCGCGCGGCGAACTGTTCGACACCGAACGCTTCAAGCCGGTCTACGGCGACGACGGCGAACTCGCGCGCCTGCGCCTGCGCCGCGGCGCGCGCTTCGTCGTCGGCGACACCCTCGGCACGATCAACCCGATGGCGCACGTGCACCTGAGCCTGGGCCCGAGCGGCTACGAGCGCAACGCGATCGCGCTGAATTTCGTCGGTTACGCCGATCACGTGCCGCCGCGGCTGGAACGCATCGAACTGATCGACGCGCTCGGCCAGCCGCTGAAGGACAAGCGCGACGGCCGCCTGCTGGTGTCGCGCGCGCTGTCGGGCCTGCAGATCGTCGCCGAAGGCTGGGACCAAGTCGACGACAACCTTCCGCGTCGCCGCCTTGGCCTGTACACGCTGGGTTATCAATGGCTCGACGCCGCGGGCCAGCCGCTGCCGGGCTACGAAACCCCGCGCATGAACATCGAATTCGACAAGCTGCCGCCGGACGACGCCACCCAGACGATCTACGCGCCGGGCAGCGGCATCACCGTGCACGGCAGCGCGATCACCCGCTTCCGCTACGTGCTCAGCAACCGCGTGCGCGGCGGGCGGGTCGAGCAAGGCCTGTGGCTGCCGAGCGAGTTGGCGGCCGGCGACTACCTGCTGCGGGTCAGCGCGCGCGACTACAGCGGCAACGAAGCCGGCGGGCGGCGCGAGCTGGCGGTGCGGGTGCAGTGA